In Populus nigra chromosome 1, ddPopNigr1.1, whole genome shotgun sequence, one genomic interval encodes:
- the LOC133688797 gene encoding kunitz type trypsin inhibitor 111-like codes for MLKLIGSLSCIWLLMAISTMAQDQPPVLDTAGRPVRSGVEYYILPAATDIAGGLTLVARNGSCPSFVGQEPLTPVVSQGLPVVFSPYVAGETIVRESSSFIIEFSAASTCVSSTKWNLAARDPATSRRNIGIGSSGSYFMITKENNLYYLAFCPADTCNICRFDCGTAGITIENGTRFLTLDGPVFPFRFRRA; via the coding sequence ATGTTGAAATTGATTGGAAGCTTGAGTTGCATATGGCTACTCATGGCCATATCTACCATGGCTCAAGACCAGCCTCCTGTGCTTGACACTGCCGGACGACCTGTAAGAAGTGGCGTAGAATACTACATCCTGCCAGCTGCAACCGATATTGCTGGTGGGTTAACACTAGTGGCTCGCAATGGATCCTGCCCATCTTTCGTTGGTCAAGAACCCCTCACACCAGTTGTATCACAGGGCCTTCCTGTTGTCTTCTCACCGTATGTTGCTGGAGAGACCATTGTTAGGGAATCCAGTAGCTTCATAATTGAGTTCTCAGCTGCCTCAACTTGTGTCAGCTCTACTAAATGGAACTTAGCTGCAAGAGATCCAGCAACGTCAAGGAGAAATATTGGGATAGGAAGCAGTGGAAGTTATTTCATGATTACCAAGGAGAACAATCTCTATTACTTGGCATTTTGTCCGGCTGATACTTGTAACATCTGTAGGTTTGATTGTGGCACTGCTGGCATCACGATAGAGAATGGCACGAGGTTTTTGACTTTGGATGGTCCTGTATTTCCTTTTAGATTCAGGAGGGCTTAA